The stretch of DNA TTTCAAATTGCACAGATTATCGAGCCGCTAAAAAATACACATCCTGAACTTACTTCCGTCAACGATCCCGACGCCTTACTCAACGCTCTGTTCGCCCTAATATCACATGCAAGAACAGGGACTCCCGAAAAAAAGCCAAGGCCTTTCCTGAACGTCCAGGTGCAATTGTGGATGCGAGAGTTGCGCCGTCTAGTCGCTCTCGTTTCTGAAAACGATATCCAGTATTCTATCGCCAACGACCTGAACAAGGAACAGGCAAAGCATTATCTGCCTGTGGTAAACTGCAGAGATTGTGGCGCAACGGGATGGGTATCCCTTTTAAACGAACGGAACAATGCTACTGTCGGAAACCTAGACGCTTTCTATAACCGCTACTTTAAAGCCGACGACCGCATCGCGATGCTATTCCCGGGTAAACAAGTTCAGGGAACGGGGACATTCCAAAAATCGACAATTTGTCCGCACTGTTTACAGGTCGCATTGAACGAAAATGTCAAACAATGCGAAAAATGCGGCACCAATACTATACAAGTTGTAATTCCACTAAAGCCGTCTTCTACCGGTCGTGAACGCAAAATGTACGCCTGCCCGTTCTGTGGTAGCCGTAGAGGCCTTTCGTTGATGGGCTTGCGCAGCACCACGGAAATCAGTGCGACTCTTTCGCAAATGTTCGCCTCCAGGTTCAACGACGATAAAAAGACGCTAGCCTTCTCTGATAGCGTGCAGGACGCAGCACACAGGGCTGGATTCTTTAACGCTCGCACCTGGAATTTCGGATTACGAACGGCAATACAACATTACGTGCAAGACGGCGGTTCCGGGAAAAATTTTGCAGCGTTCCAAGATGACTTTGTAGAATATTGGCACGGTAAAATGAGCAATGAAGATTTCGTAAGTTTCTTCATTCCGCCCAATATGGTATGGATGCCCGCATACGAAGAGATGCTTGCAAAGCGCACCCTCGCCAATAATGCAGAGACACAAAACTTAATCAACTTGATCGAAAAGCGTTTACGTTACGAGTTGATGTTAGAAATCGGCATCAAGTCTAATATTGGCCGCACACTGGAAAAATCACATTGCATTTCCATTGAATTTGACGATTCTGAACTGCAGCATGTCGCAGAAATTGTTCGCGAGCGAATTGTCAACGAACTTGGCTCACGCAGTTTTGATTCTCCTGAAAAAGTTTTCGATATCGTAAAAAAATTTGTGAATACGCTGCGCACAAACGGAGCATTTAACGACGAATCGCTTTATGGATTTGTCGTCTCCGGAACAGAATACCTGTTGACAAACGAGAAACACCTCTGGATGCCCGGCAAACAGGGCAATTTGAATGTTCCGCACATTCCTATAAAGGTCGAATCAAAAAAGCCGAAGTCATCTTACTTTGATTCCTTTGCCGATAACAAATACACCAGGCTTATCGAAGAAGCAAATACTGAATTGTTGAAAAATTCAGATAGTGCAGTTCAAATTGCAAATATAATCGCAGACGAACTCATCAATGCAAATATTCTACAAGCCATAGGAAATCCTGATGGATATATCGCCTATGGCCTAAACAAGTTCAAACTAAAGATTGTAAATACAACAGGCGAAATTTCCCAGGATTACTATGGAAATCTTTATAGCCGGGGCGACTTAGCCAGGGTAAACGCAGCCGAGCATACGGGCTTGCTGGAACGCAATACTCGCGAAAAAATCGAAATCGATTTTAAGCGCAAAAAGGACTCCCACAAAATTTGGGACCCGAACTTACTTTCTTGCACGCCGACCCTGGAAATGGGTATCGACATCGGCGACCTTTCAACAGTAGTTCTTTGCAGCATTCCACCCGCACAAGCACAATATGTGCAACGTACAGGGCGTGCAGGCCGTACCGACGGGAATGCCTTGACCTTATCTGTTGCCAACGCAAAGCCACATGATCTGTATTTCTATGCAGATCCGATGGACATGATTCAGGGGACTGTCGCACCGCCCAAGGTATTCTTGAAGGCCTCCGCAGTTCTGAGCCGTCAGTTCCTGGCTTTCTGCCTTGATTCCTGGATTCGCAAAGGCATTCCCGAAGACGCTATTCCTCGCAATATCGGCATGGTTCTTACAAAACTCGATAAGCGCGATTCGGCAACATTCCCGTTCAACTTCCTTGCCTTTGTCAAGAATACGCTCAACAAGCAGTTGCGTTCGTTCCAGGAAATGTTCTCTAATGAACTGGACGATGCAACAGTACGTGAATTGGAATTATTCGCACGGGGAAATAGCGATACTGAAAGCCCGATGTATCTGAAAATTTTGGAATCCTTCGAATCTCAAAAGAAACAGAAAGCATCGTTACAGGCAAATTGCAGGAACCTGAAAAAACAGATTGATGAACTTAAGGCGAAACCGCAAGACAGTTCATATGACGAGCAAATACGAGAACTGAAAGCAGAACGCGGAGCATTGCTCGATGTCCTTCGCGAATTGGGACGAAAAGATATTTTCAATTTCTTCTCTGACGAAGGCCTGCTGCCCAATTACGCCTTCCCGGAAGCAGGAGTTTACCTAAAGGCCGTATTAAGCCGAAAAATCCAGCAGGCAGAATCTACCGATAGCGATGGAACACAACGCCGTTACGAGAAACGCGTTTACGAATACAACCGACCCGCAGCATCGGCGATTAGCGAATTCGCTCCGCTGAACAGCTTCTATGCAGGCGGACGCAAGCTGACGATAGACCAGATTGATCTATCGACAACAAAATCTGCCAAGTGGAGACTTTGCCCTAACTGTTCGCACGCCCAGTTAGAATCCGAAGTGACAAATAGGGCCGCATGCCCCAACTGTGGTTGCACAGGCTGGGCAGACTACAATCAAGTCCGCTCAATGCTCAAGGTTCAACTGGTTTATTCCAATTCCGACTACAACAAGAGCATGATTGGCGACGAAAGTGAAGATCGGGCCAACGTATTCTATTGTAAGCAGCTGCTTGTAGATGTCGACGAAGACCACGATATTCAAAGTGCATACCAAATGGACAATGACGAGTTCCCATTTGGTTATGAGTTCGTGAAAAAAGCGACCCTCCGCGAAATCAATTTTGGCGAAAGCGACAACTTCGGCGATAAATTAAGGATTTCGGGAGTAGAAGACATTCGCAAGGGTTTCAAGGTTTGCAAATGCTGTGGAAAAATCCAGCCCGAAAAAGGCCCTGCCCAGCATAGCTATGCCTGCAAATACAAAAAATCGGACATTCCAAAAACTGAATCCGTTTATGAAGATTGCTTATTTCTGTATCGCCAATTCGATACAGAAATTTTGCGACTGTTGATTCCCGCAACAACCACAGAACCCACACAGACTCGTACAGATTCCTTTAAAGCAGCCTTTATGCTAGGGATGAAGGAATATTTCGGAAACGTGGACCACCTGCGTGCAACTGTGAGCGATGTTCCCGTAGAAAATGCGGATTTCCGAAAGCAATATCTGGTAATCTACGATTCGGTTCCTGGTGGAACAGGTTACCTTAAGCAATTGATGCACGATGAAAATGCATTGATAAGCATTTTCGAAAAAGCCCTAGATGTTCTTGAAAAATGCAACTGCAAAAACGACCCACAAAAGGACGGCTGCTACCATTGCCTTTTTGCATACCGCGACAGCAAAAAGATTGGAAACCTATCTCGGAGCACAGCAATCCGCCTAATCAAATCCATTTTGAGTGGCAAGGAAAACATCAAGAAAATCGACAAACTCCGCAGCATCTCCGTCAATTCACTGTTTGATAGCGAATTGGAACAAATGTTTGTCGAAACATTCCGTTCTATGGGCAATGATTCCCGCAAAATCGATGTCACGGACGACATGATTAACGGAAAGAAAGGCTATATCGTAACAATACGAACCGCCGAGCATACGGCCACATGGTCTGTAGAACCCCAAGTGGAACTTGACGAAACCGAAGGCGTTTATGTTAAATGCAAGCCTGATTTCATCTTGACTCCTTTGCATGCAGGTTCACAAAAGAAAATTGCCATTTTTACAGATGGATTTCAATTCCATAAGGATATCGCCGCCGCTGATACGTTAAAACGTGAGGCAATACGCCGTTCCGGTAAATATCGAGTGTGGTCGCTAAGCTATAAGGATGTTCAGCAAGAACAACTCAAACAAAGCAACTACGCTTCGGCATCGCTTGTCGCAAACAACATGCCGATGGGCACAAAAATGTACAACCCGACAATTAATGCGGGAAACGCAAGCTGTCTAAAACCGGAATCAATGACTCCATTTGAACTTTTGATTCAGTACATGGAATTACCTGAAGCCGAAAAGCTCTTTGCGACTCAAGCAAGAGCATATTCCTTGTCTCTGCTCGACATGTCAAAATTCAAAAATGACAAGGCGTTTGACGATTGGAAATCTACGGTAGAATGGATTGACCAGCAGACCCACTACTGCGATGCCGAATTCGCTTTTGGCAACACGATGTTTGGGAAATGGAATCCCGGAGAACATTTCCGAGATCTAGATATATATGCAGGGATTTCAACAGCAGATGCAAATAAGAACGCATCCGTTCCTGTTGCATGCGTACTGAGGGATGACGAAATCCTGCGTTCTGCAGATGATTACGAATCAAACTGGAACGAACTATGGCATTTTATGAATGTCATGCAATTTGCGGAAAAGTTTATCGCCGTATCGTCAACAGGAATCAACCAGAACGTTTATCTGCATATGCCCATTCCATCGCAAGAGGCAGAAGCAGAAACTACGATTGAAAAAACGCCTTGGGGCGTTATTCTTGAAGAATTGTTTGATGACGAAGCTAGACAATTTGCAGAAAAAGCAAAAACGCAAAACATCCCCGTCGCAGATGAAGTCGGCTACGATTTGGTTAACGAAAATGGAGCCGTTATTGCCACACTGGAACTGGCTTGGACAAGCAAAAAAATATGCTTCATGACGCAAGAGCAGCTTGCCGATAAAGACGCCGTTGAAAAAGACGGCTGGATTATAATTTCAATAGAATCTTTGGACAACAAGGACCTATTCGGAGGAATGACTAATGGCTAATACCGCAAAAGTCGCAATATCTACGGATTTTCTCTCTGCATTTGCAGTGCTGCCCAAGAAAATTCAGGGCAAGGTTACCGAATTTGTAAACAAGTTCCGCAATAACCCAAAGGCTCCGGGAATCAATTACGAAAAACTCGGAGGTATCGACGACAAGATCCACTCCGTCCGTATTGACGACGCCTATCGCGGAATCGTTGTCCGCCAAGAGGAAACCGGAGTCTATTTGCTTCTGTGGGTAGATCACCATGACGAAGCCTACGCCTGGGCCAAAAGAAAACGTTGCGAAGTAAACCCGCAAACTGGCGCAGTCCAAGTTTTCGACGTCCAGCAAGTCGAAGAAAAAGTCAAAAAAAGTGTCAAACTTTTATTTGCAGATGTCAGCGATTCCGATTTAATAAAGTTAAGCCTACCCGAGATCCAGTTGCCCTTTGCAAGGAGCCTCGAAACCAAGGAACAATTCTTTGATGCCGAGAAGGTTTTCCCTCACGATGCATTTGAAAACTTGACATGGATTGTAGAAGGCTTCCCTGTCAACGAAGTACTGGAAATGGTGGCAGAAAACACTGCAAGCACCGTAAAATCCGATAGCCTTGCAACAGCCTTGGAAACACCCGAAAGCCAGAAGAGTTTTGTTATTGTTGATGGCGAAGATGAACTTCGTAGAATTATGGCTGAGCCGCTTGAAAAATGGCGTGTATTCTTGCACCCGTCCCAGCGAAAGGTGGTCCAGAAAAATTTCTCTGGGCCGGCAAGAGTCCTTGGCGGCGCGGGCACAGGAAAAACCGTTGTCGCCATGCATAGGGCAAAATACCTTGCAAGCAAACTGGGCGACAAAGATAGAATCCTGTTCACCACTTTTACCGCAAATTTGGCTAATGACATCAAGGAAAACCTGAGAAAGATTTGTTCTGTCGAAGAAATGCGACGCATCGAGGTCATCAATTTTGACGCTCTAGTAAGCCAATATCTCAGGGAACAAGGATTTTCTGCTGTTGTAAAATACGGTGAAGACATTCAAAAACTTTGGAGCGAAGCCGTTGCAGAAGCATCCGAAAATCTGGATTTCGATGTAGATTTCTTTGAAGAAGAATGGAACCGTGTGGCAATTGCCAATGAGGCGTTGACCGTAGAAAAATATGTAAAGGCGCCCCGAGTCGGACGTGGCACTCGCCTAGACAGAAAAAAGCGTTTAGCCATTTGGAAGGTCTTTGAATGCTACATTAATTTGATGCGAGAAAACCATGTACGAGATGCCAACATGGCAATGTACGAATGCTCTTTGCTGTTGCAAAAGAACAAGAAAGCAAAATACGCCCATATTGTAGTCGACGAAGCTCAAGATTTCAGCGACAACGCGTTCAGGCTGATTCGTTCATTCGCCGGAGAGGAACGAGAGAACGACATTTTTATTGTCGGCGATTCTCACCAGCGAATATATAAAAATAAGCCCATGCTTTCTCGGTGCGGAATCAATATTCGTGGACGCAGTAGCTATCTGAAAGTAAACTATCGCACCACAGAAGAAATTCGCAAATACGCATTCGCCTTGTTGAACGGAATTTCCTTTGATGATTTAGACGACTCGTTTGATGTTGGAGACAAGTGCCGTTCGCTAACTCACGGAACCGCTCCTGTAATTCAAAATTTCAAAGACTTCGACAATGAATTTGATTACATAATCAATGAAATTAAGCGGTTGAATAATGAAGGCGAAGCGCTAAGTAGCATTTGCATTGTAGCAAGAACACAGAAGTATGTGGATATGTACAGCGATGCCCTGAACGCTGCGGGAATGAAGGTGTATGCAATCAAGCGGAACAAATCAGATGACCGTTCAAACGACGGCATTCGTGTCGCCACGATGCACCGCGTGAAAGGTTTGGAATTCAAGTACGTATTCGTAGCGGCAATCAATAATGGTGTTATGCCTCTGAAGTCCGCAATAAAAAACACCGACGAAATTAGTAAGCAGGAGTCGCTCACTTCCGAAAAATGTCTCCTATACGTGGCAATGACCCGCGCGCAAAAAGGCGCCTACATTACCAGCTACGGGAAGAAATCGGAGTTTATTGGATAGAGTTGCAAGTATTTGGTCAATTGACAAACATTCTCTGGATGTTAGCTAATTTCTATAGCCAAGAAATTTCTGCATTTCAGCGAAAGTGACATAGCCATCCTTTTTAGCATCAACCAATTTCTCCCATTTCCCTAGATTATCCCTTATTCGAGAATTAATAAGTTCTCGTAAAGTACAATTTGACGAATCGAGTTCATAAATCCATTTTCCTTTCCTTATTTTTTTGTACACCATGCAAACACTATCGGCATCACTTTGCCTACTACAAGTGTTCCCTTTTCGATAAACCATGTCAATCATCTTGCCGACTTTAATACATCCACTCCTTATGGCATCATCATTATGCGTTAATTGACAAATAATTGCATCTTTATCTCGGATTCGCGTTTTATATAATGTATCAAGAAAATGCAATTCTTTTTTTCGTTCACCCTTTTTACCAGGCAATACTTCTGTTAAAAAGTCGAATTTCATTCCATAATTTTTTTCTATAGACTCTTGCATCTCTGGATAGCCATCATCATCTTCACTCCATAAAACAAAAATAACATCATTTACATCCTTTCCTAATTTCAACAGGTCAACAACACTATCCTTGATTATTTCTTCTTTCTCAATTTGCCGAATTCGTTTTTTATTCCATTCAAACCGACTCTTTAAGCGATCCCATTCAGCATCACTTTTTTCAGATACGAGAAGTGATTTATCAAATAGGCCATCAAACCAATCTACGGCTTTATCTACTGCAGCCTTAGAACCCTTTCCATTTACAGTATCAATGAAATTCGCAGCCTCAAGAGTTCCGCAACCCATTCCATTCTTGGAATAGTTTGCAGACGTAATAATGAGCCGTTTGTCATCAAAAATATAGACTTTGGCATGCAAGCCACTAAAATAACGTACATTATTTTCGTCAGCAACTTCTTCCAAAATCTTTTGTATTGTTGTTGGATTACAGCCAGCATTCTCTAAGTCACAAACAAGTCGAACGTCCTTATCTTCTAAAGCCTCAATAATTTTAAATTTCAATGATTCCGAAATAAATGGACAAGCTATTTTTACACTAACAGCATCTCTAAGCCATTCTCTGAATTTATTGCCTACATTAGACTTGATTGTTCCATCTTTTTCAA from uncultured Fibrobacter sp. encodes:
- a CDS encoding DEAD/DEAH box helicase; protein product: MIPSILAKQIEKGLGDYIKTTFPMANEPFKGSVERMLAGQNAVNHEPFIAVKLPFRTTEKAEYPFESIHSKDIPYIHQTKAFERLCGDDGRSSLIATGTGSGKTECFLYPILEYCYKHRGEKGIKALLIYPMNALATDQAKRIASLIFNSPELKGNVTAGMFVGGQEEKPSLVMTETDVITDHDTILNNPPDILMTNYKMLDYLLVRPKDAPLWEDNKPETLKYIAVDELHTFDGAQGTDLACLLRRLKARLFIQKGFLCCIGTSATMGSKDNSQKIREYAQEVFGETFDNDCVITEDRLTPSEFFEHSERTFNALPNSEQLDELNRLVTEGDEACYLNFAVKCFFPEFNDDLATPEGRISLSSMLMHHALLQDVIKFMGGSFFQIAQIIEPLKNTHPELTSVNDPDALLNALFALISHARTGTPEKKPRPFLNVQVQLWMRELRRLVALVSENDIQYSIANDLNKEQAKHYLPVVNCRDCGATGWVSLLNERNNATVGNLDAFYNRYFKADDRIAMLFPGKQVQGTGTFQKSTICPHCLQVALNENVKQCEKCGTNTIQVVIPLKPSSTGRERKMYACPFCGSRRGLSLMGLRSTTEISATLSQMFASRFNDDKKTLAFSDSVQDAAHRAGFFNARTWNFGLRTAIQHYVQDGGSGKNFAAFQDDFVEYWHGKMSNEDFVSFFIPPNMVWMPAYEEMLAKRTLANNAETQNLINLIEKRLRYELMLEIGIKSNIGRTLEKSHCISIEFDDSELQHVAEIVRERIVNELGSRSFDSPEKVFDIVKKFVNTLRTNGAFNDESLYGFVVSGTEYLLTNEKHLWMPGKQGNLNVPHIPIKVESKKPKSSYFDSFADNKYTRLIEEANTELLKNSDSAVQIANIIADELINANILQAIGNPDGYIAYGLNKFKLKIVNTTGEISQDYYGNLYSRGDLARVNAAEHTGLLERNTREKIEIDFKRKKDSHKIWDPNLLSCTPTLEMGIDIGDLSTVVLCSIPPAQAQYVQRTGRAGRTDGNALTLSVANAKPHDLYFYADPMDMIQGTVAPPKVFLKASAVLSRQFLAFCLDSWIRKGIPEDAIPRNIGMVLTKLDKRDSATFPFNFLAFVKNTLNKQLRSFQEMFSNELDDATVRELELFARGNSDTESPMYLKILESFESQKKQKASLQANCRNLKKQIDELKAKPQDSSYDEQIRELKAERGALLDVLRELGRKDIFNFFSDEGLLPNYAFPEAGVYLKAVLSRKIQQAESTDSDGTQRRYEKRVYEYNRPAASAISEFAPLNSFYAGGRKLTIDQIDLSTTKSAKWRLCPNCSHAQLESEVTNRAACPNCGCTGWADYNQVRSMLKVQLVYSNSDYNKSMIGDESEDRANVFYCKQLLVDVDEDHDIQSAYQMDNDEFPFGYEFVKKATLREINFGESDNFGDKLRISGVEDIRKGFKVCKCCGKIQPEKGPAQHSYACKYKKSDIPKTESVYEDCLFLYRQFDTEILRLLIPATTTEPTQTRTDSFKAAFMLGMKEYFGNVDHLRATVSDVPVENADFRKQYLVIYDSVPGGTGYLKQLMHDENALISIFEKALDVLEKCNCKNDPQKDGCYHCLFAYRDSKKIGNLSRSTAIRLIKSILSGKENIKKIDKLRSISVNSLFDSELEQMFVETFRSMGNDSRKIDVTDDMINGKKGYIVTIRTAEHTATWSVEPQVELDETEGVYVKCKPDFILTPLHAGSQKKIAIFTDGFQFHKDIAAADTLKREAIRRSGKYRVWSLSYKDVQQEQLKQSNYASASLVANNMPMGTKMYNPTINAGNASCLKPESMTPFELLIQYMELPEAEKLFATQARAYSLSLLDMSKFKNDKAFDDWKSTVEWIDQQTHYCDAEFAFGNTMFGKWNPGEHFRDLDIYAGISTADANKNASVPVACVLRDDEILRSADDYESNWNELWHFMNVMQFAEKFIAVSSTGINQNVYLHMPIPSQEAEAETTIEKTPWGVILEELFDDEARQFAEKAKTQNIPVADEVGYDLVNENGAVIATLELAWTSKKICFMTQEQLADKDAVEKDGWIIISIESLDNKDLFGGMTNG
- a CDS encoding UvrD-helicase domain-containing protein yields the protein MANTAKVAISTDFLSAFAVLPKKIQGKVTEFVNKFRNNPKAPGINYEKLGGIDDKIHSVRIDDAYRGIVVRQEETGVYLLLWVDHHDEAYAWAKRKRCEVNPQTGAVQVFDVQQVEEKVKKSVKLLFADVSDSDLIKLSLPEIQLPFARSLETKEQFFDAEKVFPHDAFENLTWIVEGFPVNEVLEMVAENTASTVKSDSLATALETPESQKSFVIVDGEDELRRIMAEPLEKWRVFLHPSQRKVVQKNFSGPARVLGGAGTGKTVVAMHRAKYLASKLGDKDRILFTTFTANLANDIKENLRKICSVEEMRRIEVINFDALVSQYLREQGFSAVVKYGEDIQKLWSEAVAEASENLDFDVDFFEEEWNRVAIANEALTVEKYVKAPRVGRGTRLDRKKRLAIWKVFECYINLMRENHVRDANMAMYECSLLLQKNKKAKYAHIVVDEAQDFSDNAFRLIRSFAGEERENDIFIVGDSHQRIYKNKPMLSRCGINIRGRSSYLKVNYRTTEEIRKYAFALLNGISFDDLDDSFDVGDKCRSLTHGTAPVIQNFKDFDNEFDYIINEIKRLNNEGEALSSICIVARTQKYVDMYSDALNAAGMKVYAIKRNKSDDRSNDGIRVATMHRVKGLEFKYVFVAAINNGVMPLKSAIKNTDEISKQESLTSEKCLLYVAMTRAQKGAYITSYGKKSEFIG
- a CDS encoding phospholipase D family protein, with amino-acid sequence MLVFDEIEKDGTIKSNVGNKFREWLRDAVSVKIACPFISESLKFKIIEALEDKDVRLVCDLENAGCNPTTIQKILEEVADENNVRYFSGLHAKVYIFDDKRLIITSANYSKNGMGCGTLEAANFIDTVNGKGSKAAVDKAVDWFDGLFDKSLLVSEKSDAEWDRLKSRFEWNKKRIRQIEKEEIIKDSVVDLLKLGKDVNDVIFVLWSEDDDGYPEMQESIEKNYGMKFDFLTEVLPGKKGERKKELHFLDTLYKTRIRDKDAIICQLTHNDDAIRSGCIKVGKMIDMVYRKGNTCSRQSDADSVCMVYKKIRKGKWIYELDSSNCTLRELINSRIRDNLGKWEKLVDAKKDGYVTFAEMQKFLGYRN